In Halobacteriovorax marinus SJ, the following proteins share a genomic window:
- a CDS encoding sigma-54-dependent transcriptional regulator, producing the protein MSKKTLNFLVIEDDALSRLNLVTLLKDHGLVREAENSQEATKLIESEKFDLAWIDLDLERDLAGLDLIPLVKSSGAYPVVLSGREEETNIEEAYLRGCEDYLSKPFDKDALELVLRKYKVLSKESTLKKFFSRKYITQDQKLIDSLKIISEVISANKPVFIKGPTGTGKTLIAKLVHELIFENDDKFIHLNCSEIPENLLEAELFGYEKGAFSGAESSKKGKFELADGGTLFLDEIATMPMILQKKILKAIDEKSFYPLGSEKMVKSDFRLVSATCEDLEQMVKDGDFREDLYFRIEGFNIELPALSKRKGDIALLIKHFLGQGKRRVVLSAEVKTLLEKYSWPGNIRELRKVVEILQAKAHGIIKVDDLPSHILGVTKSSCLDSSELSPALEGSILNKMQMEYIQINGLKAFVEKVEEDAVSQVLKNNNDKVRKSLGVLKISNSAFYRISERIGKGCGQE; encoded by the coding sequence GTGAGCAAGAAGACGTTAAACTTTCTCGTTATAGAAGATGATGCACTTTCGAGATTAAACTTAGTAACTTTACTCAAAGATCATGGTCTAGTAAGGGAAGCTGAGAACTCACAAGAAGCAACGAAATTAATTGAATCAGAAAAATTTGATTTAGCATGGATTGATCTAGATCTTGAAAGAGATCTAGCTGGCCTAGACCTTATTCCACTAGTGAAGTCATCGGGAGCTTACCCTGTTGTCTTATCAGGAAGAGAAGAAGAGACCAATATTGAGGAAGCTTATTTAAGAGGTTGTGAGGATTATCTTTCTAAACCTTTTGATAAGGATGCTTTAGAGCTTGTACTTAGAAAGTATAAAGTACTCTCTAAAGAGTCTACTCTAAAGAAGTTCTTCTCAAGAAAATATATCACTCAAGATCAGAAGTTAATTGATAGCTTGAAAATTATTAGTGAGGTTATTTCTGCTAATAAGCCGGTCTTTATAAAAGGGCCAACAGGAACAGGAAAGACGCTCATTGCAAAGCTTGTTCATGAATTGATTTTTGAGAATGATGATAAGTTTATTCATCTCAATTGCTCTGAAATTCCTGAGAACCTTTTAGAAGCAGAACTATTTGGGTATGAAAAGGGAGCTTTCTCGGGAGCCGAGAGTTCTAAGAAAGGAAAGTTTGAACTAGCAGATGGTGGGACGTTATTTCTAGATGAAATAGCGACAATGCCAATGATTCTTCAAAAGAAAATTCTTAAGGCAATTGATGAAAAGTCATTCTATCCACTGGGGAGTGAAAAGATGGTTAAGTCCGACTTTCGCTTAGTGAGTGCAACCTGTGAGGACCTCGAGCAAATGGTCAAAGATGGAGACTTCAGGGAAGATCTCTATTTTAGGATAGAGGGATTTAATATTGAGCTTCCGGCCTTAAGTAAGAGAAAAGGAGATATCGCTCTTTTGATTAAGCATTTCTTAGGACAGGGAAAGAGGAGAGTCGTTCTGTCAGCAGAAGTTAAGACTTTACTTGAAAAATATTCGTGGCCTGGAAATATAAGAGAGCTTAGAAAAGTTGTAGAAATTCTTCAGGCGAAAGCTCATGGAATTATAAAGGTAGATGATCTCCCTTCTCATATCTTAGGAGTTACTAAGAGCTCTTGTTTAGATTCAAGTGAACTCTCTCCGGCCCTAGAGGGAAGTATTTTAAATAAGATGCAAATGGAATACATTCAAATAAATGGGCTAAAGGCCTTTGTAGAAAAAGTTGAAGAGGATGCAGTTTCACAAGTGCTAAAGAATAATAATGATAAAGTGAGGAAATCTTTAGGGGTCTTAAAGATATCTAATAGTGCTTTTTATCGTATATCTGAGAGAATAGGAAAGGGCTGTGGACAAGAGTAA
- a CDS encoding 5-formyltetrahydrofolate cyclo-ligase — translation MSKENLRKILRERLNNFNAEEKKSKELSCLSYFTKLLGDLSLLSSDKTIGLFAPLSDEIDIVSGLKGQGFKLAFPSVNDLGQMVFRESRYEDLVEKSSFKVKIFEPRLECLEIDPDILVVPGLAFGRNGERLGRGKGYYDKYLKNYKGITIGLSFDEQLIADIPMEDHDCYLNWIVTDKEIIEV, via the coding sequence TTGAGTAAAGAAAATCTTCGAAAAATTCTTCGAGAGAGATTGAATAATTTCAATGCTGAAGAAAAAAAATCGAAAGAGCTCTCTTGCTTAAGCTATTTTACAAAACTTCTTGGGGATCTCTCCCTTCTTTCCAGTGATAAAACGATAGGACTTTTTGCTCCACTTTCTGATGAGATAGATATTGTGAGTGGGTTAAAGGGCCAAGGCTTCAAGCTAGCTTTTCCAAGTGTAAATGATTTGGGACAGATGGTTTTTAGAGAGTCGAGGTATGAAGACTTGGTTGAGAAATCGAGTTTTAAAGTAAAGATATTTGAGCCCAGATTAGAGTGCTTGGAAATTGATCCAGATATTCTAGTTGTTCCGGGCCTTGCCTTTGGAAGAAATGGCGAGAGACTTGGTCGCGGAAAGGGTTATTACGATAAGTATTTAAAGAATTATAAAGGTATAACCATAGGTTTAAGTTTCGATGAGCAATTAATTGCTGACATCCCAATGGAAGATCACGATTGTTATCTAAATTGGATTGTCACAGATAAAGAAATCATTGAAGTTTGA
- a CDS encoding amino acid--tRNA ligase-related protein codes for MKEKSERLKKLQKLFKLQQFIRDFFLEREFIDVLTPPMVQNPGMETHIHPFQVRSPHNKENLELYLHTSPEFHMKELLSLGFSKIYNISYCFRDEPNSTHHRPQFLMLEWYRTQEFYTTIMKDTEDLFKYCCEKMLASGEEIKSELKNFSPMKKTVQEIFLEVLKIDILEYLEKDKLLALIRERFPQVPLPPEKDDHLLSWDDGYFLLFLNEVEPKLKEYPFIILYNFPHHLSALSTINKDDSRVCDRFEVYSFGIELCNSFNELTELDLLRERFNEQGRLKENLYQYKLPEPSEFYKTMKSLPTSSGIALGVERLLMSICDIENPFYY; via the coding sequence GTGAAAGAGAAGAGTGAACGCTTAAAAAAGCTTCAAAAACTATTTAAACTCCAACAATTCATAAGAGACTTTTTTCTAGAAAGAGAATTTATTGATGTTCTTACTCCTCCGATGGTGCAAAACCCTGGAATGGAAACTCACATCCACCCCTTCCAAGTTAGAAGTCCGCACAATAAAGAAAACCTTGAGCTCTACTTACACACATCACCTGAGTTTCATATGAAAGAGCTCCTTTCTCTAGGCTTTTCAAAAATTTATAATATTTCATATTGTTTTAGAGATGAGCCAAACTCGACTCATCATCGCCCGCAATTTCTAATGCTCGAGTGGTATAGAACGCAAGAGTTTTACACTACTATAATGAAGGATACAGAAGATCTTTTTAAATATTGCTGTGAAAAAATGCTCGCCAGTGGAGAAGAAATTAAAAGCGAGCTCAAGAATTTCTCTCCAATGAAGAAGACTGTTCAAGAAATATTCTTAGAAGTTCTAAAAATTGATATTTTGGAATACCTAGAAAAAGATAAGTTATTGGCACTCATCAGAGAGCGCTTCCCGCAGGTTCCTCTTCCACCAGAAAAAGACGACCACCTCTTAAGTTGGGACGATGGTTACTTTCTTTTATTTCTAAATGAAGTTGAACCAAAGTTAAAAGAGTACCCTTTTATTATTTTATATAATTTCCCACATCACTTAAGTGCTTTATCAACAATCAACAAAGATGACTCCCGTGTTTGTGACCGCTTTGAAGTCTATAGCTTTGGTATTGAGTTATGTAATTCGTTTAATGAGCTTACTGAGTTAGATTTACTAAGAGAGAGATTTAATGAGCAAGGACGACTAAAGGAAAACCTTTATCAGTACAAACTACCAGAGCCAAGCGAATTCTATAAGACGATGAAAAGTCTTCCAACTTCCAGTGGTATTGCACTAGGAGTTGAAAGACTACTTATGTCTATTTGTGATATTGAAAATCCGTTCTACTACTGA
- the rny gene encoding ribonuclease Y, translated as MGIEVILASILFLIVGAGAGFFVRNSQAMKELNERKSKGDEIIEEAKEKAKDLAYKARKEAKEIAKEEKQNLDREISQRTKEIKDQEKEIAQKEAKLDSKLEEATKEKARLADKEADLEKAKRSADEERGRFKAKQEEIVVKLTEVAKLTEEQAKEELISLMEEDAKVDFSKRLVRLEEEAKEEAEERAKRIVGIAIQRFAGEHVAEKTISTVELPSDDVKGRLIGREGRNIRAFEQICGVDLIIDDTPEVVVISSFNVVRREIARQTILKLIADGRIHPAKIEEFHDKSKTEMEKQLLSLGEKAQMEIGVHGIHPEILKLVGALNWRTSYTQNQYQHAIEAAFICGAMAAEMGLNVKQARRAGLLHDIGKVLDASAEGSHAVTGADFAKKYGESPDIVHAIRAHHDDEKPESVLAHIVAAGDALSGARPGARKAMMESYVSRLTDIEEIVNSFEGVSKSYAISGGREVRVIVENNSVSDEQTVMLSRDIAKKIEEEMSYPGTIKITVVRETKAIGVAK; from the coding sequence ATGGGTATAGAAGTTATTCTTGCATCCATTCTTTTTCTAATCGTTGGTGCGGGAGCGGGATTTTTTGTTAGAAATTCGCAAGCAATGAAGGAATTGAATGAAAGAAAGTCGAAGGGTGATGAAATCATCGAAGAGGCGAAAGAGAAGGCGAAGGATTTAGCCTATAAAGCTAGAAAAGAAGCTAAAGAGATTGCTAAGGAAGAAAAGCAAAATCTAGACAGAGAAATCAGTCAAAGAACGAAAGAAATTAAAGATCAAGAAAAAGAAATTGCTCAAAAAGAAGCTAAGCTTGATTCAAAGTTAGAAGAAGCAACTAAGGAAAAAGCTCGTCTTGCTGACAAAGAAGCAGATCTTGAAAAAGCAAAGAGAAGTGCTGATGAAGAGAGAGGACGTTTCAAGGCTAAGCAAGAAGAAATTGTTGTAAAGCTAACTGAAGTGGCCAAGCTTACAGAAGAGCAAGCAAAGGAAGAGCTTATTTCTTTAATGGAAGAAGACGCGAAAGTAGACTTCTCTAAAAGACTTGTTCGCCTAGAGGAAGAAGCGAAAGAAGAAGCGGAAGAAAGAGCAAAGAGAATTGTTGGTATCGCCATTCAAAGATTTGCTGGAGAGCACGTTGCAGAGAAAACAATCTCAACGGTTGAGCTTCCGTCTGATGACGTTAAGGGGCGTTTAATTGGTCGTGAAGGTCGTAACATTAGGGCCTTCGAACAAATTTGTGGAGTTGATTTAATTATTGATGACACACCTGAAGTTGTTGTTATTTCTTCGTTTAATGTTGTGAGAAGAGAGATTGCTAGACAGACAATTTTAAAACTCATTGCTGATGGTAGAATCCACCCAGCAAAAATTGAAGAATTTCATGATAAGTCTAAAACTGAAATGGAGAAACAACTTCTCTCTCTTGGTGAAAAAGCACAAATGGAAATAGGTGTTCACGGAATTCACCCAGAGATCTTAAAGTTAGTTGGTGCTCTAAATTGGAGAACATCATATACTCAAAATCAATATCAGCACGCAATTGAAGCCGCATTTATTTGTGGAGCTATGGCCGCTGAAATGGGGTTAAACGTTAAGCAGGCAAGAAGAGCAGGTCTTCTTCACGATATTGGAAAAGTACTTGATGCTTCAGCAGAAGGTTCTCACGCTGTAACAGGTGCAGACTTTGCTAAGAAGTACGGAGAGTCTCCTGATATTGTACATGCGATTAGAGCACACCACGATGATGAGAAACCAGAATCTGTTCTAGCTCATATTGTTGCTGCAGGTGATGCACTTTCAGGTGCTCGTCCAGGTGCAAGAAAAGCGATGATGGAGTCTTACGTTTCACGTCTTACAGATATTGAAGAAATTGTGAATAGCTTTGAAGGTGTTTCAAAGTCTTATGCAATCTCTGGTGGTAGAGAAGTGAGAGTTATTGTTGAAAATAATTCAGTAAGTGATGAGCAG
- the ftsY gene encoding signal recognition particle-docking protein FtsY: MNDLIKLLQNLYDQTGQNLTADINHVYGAGGGLSLLLVLVLFLLFRKSPTKKLETPEQIKDQPTFKDEVEQVSAEIEAKQSADEVEKDALAKEESPKEEPTPVAEEKVEEKVVEISWRDRLRKGLSRSSSEVWGKIGAIFTGKGLDDDTLEEVEELLYGADIGPTIAVELIEGLEEEAKKDGFGEKEFKKYLKTFLDSKMNGVQATVDSDLYKFNEANRGKTKVIMVVGVNGAGKTTTIGKLATKLTAQGAKVVVGACDTFRAAAVDQLEVWCQRAGAQMIRAKEGANPSGVGYDALQTAINEGADYCILDTAGRLHTKGNLMEELKKSRDVLKKLDDSAPHQTLLVIDAITGQNALRQAEEFNNTLGLSGLIFTKCDGSSKAGSAIGIVDKLKVPIAYIGVGEQVEDLNIFNLSEYLDALLDLE; encoded by the coding sequence ATGAATGATTTAATTAAATTACTTCAAAATCTATATGACCAGACAGGTCAAAACTTAACTGCAGATATTAACCATGTTTATGGTGCAGGAGGAGGGCTATCCCTTCTGCTCGTATTAGTTCTATTTCTTCTTTTTAGAAAATCACCAACAAAGAAGTTAGAGACTCCTGAACAAATTAAGGATCAGCCAACTTTTAAAGATGAAGTTGAGCAGGTCAGTGCAGAGATTGAGGCCAAGCAAAGTGCTGATGAAGTAGAGAAAGACGCTCTGGCGAAAGAGGAGTCACCTAAAGAAGAACCAACTCCTGTTGCTGAAGAAAAAGTTGAAGAGAAAGTAGTCGAAATAAGCTGGAGAGATAGGCTTAGAAAAGGGCTTTCGCGTTCAAGCTCTGAAGTGTGGGGAAAGATTGGAGCTATTTTTACTGGGAAAGGATTGGATGATGACACATTAGAAGAGGTTGAAGAGCTTCTCTATGGTGCAGATATTGGTCCAACTATCGCAGTTGAATTAATTGAAGGTCTTGAAGAAGAGGCCAAGAAAGATGGTTTCGGTGAGAAAGAGTTTAAGAAATACTTAAAGACTTTCTTAGATTCAAAAATGAATGGCGTACAGGCAACGGTTGATAGCGACCTTTATAAGTTTAATGAAGCGAATCGTGGAAAAACAAAGGTTATCATGGTCGTTGGTGTTAATGGCGCTGGTAAGACAACTACAATTGGAAAGCTTGCGACGAAGCTCACTGCTCAGGGAGCAAAAGTTGTCGTTGGTGCTTGTGATACCTTTAGAGCTGCAGCAGTGGATCAACTAGAAGTTTGGTGTCAAAGGGCCGGAGCTCAGATGATTAGGGCCAAAGAAGGAGCAAACCCTAGTGGCGTAGGATATGATGCTCTGCAAACGGCTATTAATGAGGGTGCGGACTACTGTATTTTAGATACTGCAGGAAGGTTACATACAAAAGGTAACCTTATGGAAGAGCTTAAGAAGAGTCGAGACGTTTTGAAGAAGCTGGATGACTCTGCGCCACATCAGACTCTCTTAGTAATTGATGCCATTACGGGTCAAAACGCTTTGAGACAGGCTGAAGAGTTTAATAATACTCTTGGGCTGTCAGGATTAATTTTTACGAAATGCGACGGATCTTCTAAAGCAGGTTCTGCAATAGGAATTGTTGATAAATTAAAAGTACCAATTGCGTACATTGGTGTTGGAGAGCAGGTCGAGGATCTGAATATCTTCAATCTCAGTGAGTACTTGGACGCCCTTTTGGACCTTGAGTAA
- the zapA gene encoding cell division protein ZapA yields MESIREEKEFNVLGYKIKFTPDESEASISADEVVSYVQQITEEIRQKSPQLDIAQVATLAALKVANEKLSIEKDFENNISRLHTTACDALQFIEEVSPSTI; encoded by the coding sequence ATGGAAAGTATAAGAGAAGAAAAAGAATTTAACGTACTAGGATATAAAATCAAGTTCACACCAGATGAGTCTGAGGCAAGTATTTCAGCAGATGAGGTTGTGAGTTACGTACAGCAAATTACTGAGGAAATTAGACAAAAATCTCCTCAATTAGATATTGCCCAAGTTGCAACGTTAGCGGCTTTAAAAGTGGCGAATGAAAAACTTTCAATTGAGAAAGACTTCGAAAATAATATATCAAGATTGCATACGACAGCTTGTGATGCTCTTCAATTTATTGAAGAAGTGTCTCCTTCTACTATCTAA